The sequence below is a genomic window from Serratia nevei.
TGGCGTGCGGGTTACCGGCCTTAGCCTTCTCTTCCACGTCGTAGAAGTTGTCGAACATCAGCAGCGTGTGGGACAGCGCTTTCGCGGCGATAGGCGCCAGCGTTTCGTTGTCCAGCGCTTCGATCAGCGGGTGAATGTTATAGCCGCCCTGCATGGTGCCTAACAGTTCAATGGCTTTCTCGGGGGTAACCAGGGGGGATGTCGCTTCGCCTTTGGCGATGGCCGCCAGGAAACCTGCTTTGACGTAGGCGGCTTCGTCGACGCCCGGTGGAACACGGTTAATCAGCAGGTCTAACAGGAATTCTTCTTCGCCTTTTGGCGGATTCTTCAGTAGTTCGACCAGCGCGGCCATTTGGGTGGCGTCTAGCGGCTTAGGGGCGATGCCCTCAGCAGCACGCTCGGCTACGTGCTTACGGTATTCTTCTAGCACGACGTTCTCCTCGCTCTCATTGTCATTTATTGTGCCTGGCGTATATGCAAACCGGGTTTATACCCTTGGGGTTTCACTCTGTGGCTAGGCGATCGGCCCGTAAAGGCCCCGAAACGGTGATTGGGGCAAACAAGCACGGTCAAACAGCGTTACAGCATGAAAGACTGATGGGTAGAGCGCACGGCGATATAGATGCCATCTATCCTGACGGGGCACTGCTGTCGATGTCCTGGACTGTAAGGTACAGTGCCCGGTTCCGCTCAGCCAGCATATCAGGATTTGAAACGGTTGTTAATTCGTTCACATAAAAGCAACATTAAATCTTTGCTGAATCGTTGAGCGCAGCGTAATCGGCTGCCGGACTAGCAGGGCATTATATCCATATAATTAGAATGGATATAAGCAGGGGGATCGGAATTTGGCGCAGCGACCACAAAAATACCGCTTTCTGAGTTTGAGCAAAAAAAAACGGCCCCTTTTCAGGAGCCGCTGGTTAACCGGTCAAGCCAGCAGAATTACTTCTTCTTGGCTTTCGGGTTAGGCAGGTCGGTGATGCTGCCTTCGTAGATTTCCGCCGCCAGGCCCACGGATTCGTGCAGGGTCGGGTGAGCGTGGATGGTCAGCGCGATGTCTTCCGCGTCGCAGCCCATCTCGATAGCCAGACCGATTTCACCCAGCAGTTCGCCGCCGTTGGTGCCGACAATCGCGCCACCGATGATGCGGTGAGTTTCTTTGTCGAAGATCAGTTTGGTCATGCCGTCTGCACAGTCGGAAGCGATCGCACGGCCGGAAGCCGCCCACGGGAAGGTGGAGGTTTCGTAGCTGATGCCTTTCTCTTTCGCTTCTTTCTCGGTCAGACCCACCCATGCCACTTCCGGCTCGGTGTAAGCGATGGATGGGATCACTTTCGGATCGAAGTAGTGTTTCATGCCGGCGATAACTTCCGCGGCAACGTGGCCTTCGTGCACGCCTTTGTGCGCCAGCATCGGCTGACCGACGATGTCGCCGATAGCGAAGATGTGCGGCACGTTGGTGCGCAGCTGTTTGTCGACGTTGATGAAGCCACGCTCGTCAACTTCAACACCGGCTTTGCCGGCATCCAGCAGTTTGCCGTTCGGCACGCGACCGATCGCCACCAGCACCGCGTCGTAACGCTGTGGTTCTGCCGGCGCTTTTTTACCTTCCATCGTGACGTAGATGCCGTCTTCTTTGGCTTCTACCGCGGTCACTTTGGTTTCCAGCATCAGGTTGAACTGCTTGCTGATACGTTTGGTGAAGACTTTCACCACGTCTTTATCTGCCGCCGGGATGACCTGATCGAACATTTCAACGACGTCGATCTGTGAACCCAACGCATGGTATACGGTGCCCATTTCCAGGCCGATGATGCCGCCGCCCATAACCAGCAGACGCTCTGGGACGGTTTTCAGTTCCAGCGCATCGGTAGAATCCCACACGCGTGGATCTTCATGAGGAATGAATGGCAGTTGGATCGGACGAGAACCTGCAGCGATGATGGCGTTGTCGAAGTTGATGGTGGTTGGGCCGTTTTCGCCTTCCACAACCAGGGTGTTAGCGCCGGTGAACTTGCCCAGGCCGTTGACCACTTTCACTTTACGGCCTTTCGCCATGCCAGCCAGACCGCCGGTCAGCTGAGTGATGACTTTTTCTTTCCAGACGCGCACTTTGTCGATGTCGGTTTTCGGCTCGCCGAAAACGATGCCGTGTTCGGCCAGCGCTTTGGCTTCTTCGATCACTTTGGCAACGTGCAGCAGTGCTTTGGAAGGGATACATCCCACGTTCAGGCAAACCCCGCCCAGAGTGGAATAACGTTCAACCAGAACGGTTTCAAGACCTAAGTCAGCGCAACGAAAGGCTGCAGAGTAACCTGCCGGGCCCGCCCCAAGTACCACGACCTGAGTTTTAATTTCAGTACTCATCATGACCTCTTAATTGATTGTCCGGCGGGTCAGACGTCATTTTTATTGCTAATCGATCTCATAACGCCCTTCATCCACCGGGACGCTTACACCGCGAGCAGTTTACAGAATTGTTAATAATCTGCAAAGCGTGTTCGAGTGACCCGTGTCTCAACAATTTTGTCGAGTTGTGCAAAATCCGACAAAACTGCTACAGAATCGTCAGGGGCGCAGCATGCTGCGCCCCTTTTGCATTACATCACCAGACGGCGAATGTCGGACAACATGTTGTTGATGATGGTGATGAAGCGCGCACCATCGGCACCGTCGATAACGCGGTGGTCGAAGGACAGCGACATCGGCATCATCAGGCGCGGCATGAACTCTTTACCGTTCCAGACCGGCTCCATCGCAGACTTGGAGACGCCCAGGATAGCCACTTCCGGCGCGTTGACGATCGGCGCGAAGTGGGTCGTCCCGATGCCGCCCAGGCTGGAGATGGTGAAGCAGCCGCCCTGCATCTCGCCCGCGGTCAGCTTGCCGTCGCGCGCTTTCTTGGAGATGGCCATCAGTTCGCGAGACAGCTCGGTGATGCTCTTCTTGTTCACGTCCTTGAACACCGGAACCACCAGGCCGTTCGGGGTATCTACCGCCACGCCGATGTTGATGTATTTCTTCAGCGTCAGCTTCTGACCGTCTTCGGACAGCGAGCTGTTGAAGCGCGGCATCTGCTCCAGAGCGGCAGCAACGGCTTTCATGATGAACACGACAGGCGTGAACTTCACGTCCAGCTTGCGCTTGGCCGCTTCTTCGTTCTGCTGTTTGCGGAACGCTTCCAGATCGGTGATGTCGGTTTTGTCGAAGTGAGTCACGTGCGGGATCATCACCCAGTTGCGGCTCAGGTTCGCGCCAGAGATCTTCTGGATGCGGCCCATTTCGACTTCTTCGATCTCGCCGAACTTGCTGAAGTCCACTTTCGGCCATGGCAGCATGCCTGGCAGACCGCCGCCGGCAGCAGCCGGAGCCGCTTCAGCGCGTTTCACTGCGTCTTTCACGTAAGTCTGAACGTCTTCGCGCAGGATACGGCCTTTACGACCGGTGCCCTTCACTTTCGCCAGGTTAACGCCGAATTCACGCGCCAGACGACGAATGACCGGAGTCGCGTGCACGTATGCCGCGTTCTCGGCGAACTCGCCTTTGTCATCCGCTTTCGCAGCCGGAGCGGCGGCTTTAGCGGCGGCCGGAGCCGGCGCAGCTTCCGCTTTAGCGGCTGGAGCGGCGGCAGCGGCAGGCGTAGCGCCTTCCACTTCGAACACCATGATCAGGGAGCCGGTTTTCACTTTGTCGCCGGTCGCGATCTTGATCTCTTTCACGGTACCCGCAAACGGTGCCGGCACTTCCATGGAGGCCTTGTCGCCTTCCACGGTGATCAGAGACTGCTCGGCGGCAACCTTGTCGCCCACCTTAACCATCACTTCGGTCACTTCGACTTCGTCACCGCCGATATCCGGCACGGCGACGTCTTTGGCCGCAGAGGCCGCAGGGGCCGCAGAGGCCGCAGGGGCCGCAGGGGCTGCAGCGGCGGCAGGGGCTTGCGCCGCAGCCGGGGCCGCAGCGGAAGCGGCGCCGGCCACTTCGAACACCATGATCAGGGAACCGGTTTTCACTTTGTCGCCGGTCGCGATCTTGATCTCTTTCACGGTGCCCGCGAACGGCGCAGGGACTTCCATGGAAGCCTTGTCGCCTTCCACGGTGATCAGGGACTGCTCGGCTTCCACCTTGTCGCCCACTTTCACCAGGATCTCGGTCACTTCGACTTCGTCAGCGCCGATGTCCGGCACGGCAACGTCTTTGGCCGCAGCGGCGGCCGGGGCAGCAGCTGCTGCCGCCGGTTTTTCTTCCGCTTTCGCCGCCGGTGCAGCTTCCGCTGCGCCTGCCGCTTCGAAGATCATGATCAGTTTGCCGGTTTCGGTTTTATCGCCGACCGCCACTTTGATCTCTTTCACCACGCCCGCCTGCGGGGAGGGCACTTCCATGGAAGCCTTGTCGCCTTCCACGGTGATCAGCGATTGTTCCGCTTCAACTTTATCGCCGACCTTCACCAGAATCTCGGTGATTTCGACTTCATCTGCACCGATGTCCGGTACGTTGATTTCGATAGACATTATTCAGTACCTCTTAGGCGAGACGCGGGTTAACTTTTTCCGGGTTGATGTCGAATTTCTTGATTGCATCGGCAACCACAGAAGCTTCGATCTCACCGCGTTTAGCCAGTTCACCCAGAGCAGCAACCACCACGTAGGATGCATCGACTTCGAAGTGGTGACGCAGGTTTTCGCGGCTGTCCGAACGACCGAAGCCGTCGGTGCCCAGTACGCGATAATCGCTGGCCGGCACATAAGTACGAACCTGTTCGGCGAACAGTTTCATGTAGTCGGTAGAAGCTACCGCCGGCGCGTCGCTCATCACCTGAGCGATGTAAGGCACGCGTGGCGTTTCGGTTGGGTGCAGCATGTTCCAGCGCTCGCAATCCTGGCCGTCGCGCGCCAGTTCGGTGAACGAGGTCACGCTGTAGGTGTCGGAACCCACGCCGTAGTCCTTCGCCAGGATCTGCGCAGCTTCGCGCACGTGGCGCAGGATGGCGCCGGAGCCCAGCAGCTGTACCTTGCCTTTGCTGCCTTCCAGCGTTTCCAGCTTGTAGATACCCTTGCGGATACCTTCTTCCGCACCCTGCGGCATCGCAGGCATGTGGTAGTTTTCGTTCAGCGTGGTCAGGTAGTAGTACACGTTTTCCGGGTTGTCACCATACATGCGCACCAGACCGTCGTGCATGATCACCGCCACTTCGTACGCGTAAGCCGGATCGTAAGAGATGCAGTTAGGGATGGTCAGAGACTGAATGTGGCTGTGGCCATCTTCGTGCTGCAGACCTTCGCCGTTCAGGGTAGTACGGCCCGAGGTGCCGCCGATCAGGAAGCCGCGCGCCTGTTGGTCGCCCGCTGCCCAGCACAGGTCGCCGATACGTTGGAAACCGAACATCGAGTAGTAGATGTAGAACGGAATCATCGGCAGATCGTTGGTGCTGTAGGAAGTCGCTGCGGCCAGCCAGGAAGAGGCTGCGCCCAGTTCGTTGATGCCTTCCTGCAGGATTTGGCCTTTCTCGTCTTCTTTGTAGTAAGCCACCTGCTCACGGTCCTGCGGAGTGTACTGCTGGCCGTTCGGGCTGTAGATACCGATCTGACGGAACAGACCTTCCATACCGAAGGTACGCGCTTCGTCGGCGATGATTGGCACCAGGCGATCTTTGATCGACTTGTTCTTCAGCATCACGTTCAGGGCACGCACGAAAGCGATAGTGGTGGAGATCTCTTTGTTCTGCTCTTCCAGCAGCGAGCTGAAATCTTCCAGCGCCGGCATTTCCAGCTTCTGAGTGAACTCCGGCAGACGCGTCGGCACGTAGCCTTTCAGCGCCTGGCGACGTTCGTGCAGGTATTTGTACTCTTCGGAATCTTTCTCGAAGGTGATGTACGGCAGTTTTTCGATGTCAGCATCGGCAACCGGCACGTTGAAACGATCGCGGAAGTGGTGAACCCCTTCCATGTTCATTTTCTTCACCTGGTGAGCGATGTTTTTACCTTCCGCGGTTTCACCCATGCCGTAACCTTTGATGGTGTGGGCCAGGATAACGGTCGGTTTGCCTTTGGTGTCCTGCGCTTTTTTCAGTGCAGCGAAGATTTTCTTCGGATCGTGACCACCACGGTTCAGCGCCCAGATTTCGTCGTCGGTCATGTCTTTGACCAGCGCCGCGGTTTCTGGGTAACGGCCGAAGAAGTGCTCGCGCACGTAAGCGCCGTCTTTGGATTTGAAGGTCTGGTAGTCGCCGTCCAGGGTCTCGTTCATCAGCTGAACCAGTTTACCGCTGGTGTCTTTACGCAGCAGTTCGTCCCAACGGCCGCCCCAGATCACTTTCAGCACCTGCCAGCCTGCGCCGGAGAAGATGCCTTCCAGTTCGTTGATGATCTTGCCGTTGCCGGTAACCGGGCCGTCCAGGCGCTGCAGGTTGCAGTTGATGACGAACACCAGGTTGTCCAGCTTCTCGCGGGTCGCGATGGTGATGGCACCTTTGGATTCCGGCTCATCCATCTCGCCGTCGCCCAGGAAGGCGTAAACGGTTTGCTCAGAGGTGTCTTTCAGGCCGCGGTGTTCCAGGTATTTCAGGAACTTCGCCTGATAGATGGCGCTGATTGGCCCCAGGCCCATGGAAACGGTCGGGAACTGCCAGAATTCCGGCATCAGCTTAGGATGCGGGTAAGAGGACAGGCCATTGCCGTGCACTTCCTGACGGAAGTTGTTCATTTGTTCTTCGGTCAGGCGGCCTTCAAGGAAGGCACGCGCGTAAACGCCCGGAGAGATGTGGCCCTGGAAGTACACCAGGTCGCCGCCGTCTTTCTCGTTGCGTGCGCGGAAGAAGTGGTTAAAGCAGACTTCATAGAAGGTCGCGGAAGACTGGAAGGAAGCCATGTGGCCGCCCAGCTCCAGGTCTTTTTTGGATGCGCGCAGAACGGTCATGATCGCGTTCCAACGGATCGCTGAGCGAATGCGGCGTTCCAGATCCAGGTTGCCTGGGTAGGCCGGTTCGTCTTCTACCGCGATGGTGTTGACGTAGTTGTGCGCTGCAGCACCGGCCGCAACGTTAACGCCGCCTTTGCGGGCTTCTCCCAATACCTGATCAATCAGAAACTGAGCTCGCTCAACACCCTCTTCACGGATGACCGATTCGATCGCCTGCAGCCAGTCGCGGGTTTCGATCGGATCCACGTCATTGTTTAAACGTTCTGACATGGTGGTATTCCTTATCTGTCTAATGGTTTGTTTGGAGCCTGTCTTCCTGTGCTCTGTGCAAAAACACACGAAGACAGGCCCATCAGTTTAGTTGCCGCTTAAGTACTTAACTAAGTACCTCGAACTTAACCCCCGCAGGCTGGTGTACCCTGAAGAGGACAGCTCTTAATCCTTGCGTTGCTGGAGACGCCGTAGCGATCTCTCGCGCCGAGTATGCTCCCGGCTGAGATCCAGCAAGATTTCCTCGATAAACGCCAAGTGGCGATGCGAGGCTTCACGGGCCTTTTCCGGCTCGCGTGCCACAATCGCCTCAAAAATTCCGGCGCGGTGGCTGCTCACTTTTGCCAACATCTCACGGCGCGAGTAGAGCAATTCAAAGTTCTGACGCACGTTCTGTTCCAGCATCGGCCCCATGCAGCGTAGCAGGTGAAGTAACACAACGTTGTGGGCAGCTTCGGTCACGGCGATTTGATACTGCATGACCGCATCGGCTTCGGCGTCGAGATCGCCGCTGTCTTGAGCCTGTTGAATCACGATATGGCAGTCGCGGATGCGCGCCAGATCTTCATCGGTGCCGCGCAGCGCCGCGTAATAGGCGGCAATGCCTTCCAGCGCGTGACGGGTTTCCAGCAGATCGAACTGTGATTCGGGATGGTCGGCCAGCAGCTCGGCCAGCGGATCGCTGAAGCTCTGCCACAGATTAGTTTGCACGAAGGTGCCGCCGCCCTGACGGCGCAGGAGCAGCCCTTTCGCTTCCAGGCGCTGAATGGCCTCTCTCAGAGAAGGACGGGAGACATCAAATTGTTTCGCCAGCTCGCGCTCCGGAGGCAGTTTTTCGCCTGGGCGCAGTGTCCCCTCGAGGATCAGGTATTCGAGCTGTTGCTCGATAACATCTGACAACTTGGGTTGGCGGATTTTGCTGTAGGCCATGAGTGAATTCTTCTCTGCGAATGGCGCGGAGTCAATTGGTAATACCAATTTCAAAAACGTGACGGTAAAGTAACAAAGTATTCACCTCCTGTCCATACGGGCCTTGATCGAAATCAGGTTACCCGCACATTTTAACACCCCGCTGAAAACCCCGCTGCAAACCGGTAACGCCGTGATGGTATTACCATTTACGCGCCGGGTTGGGGATTTAACTTTTACCAAACCTTACGCAAGGCAGAGTGCAAACTTTTTGCCCGAGTTTTATTGCATGGTTATGACGCTTTAATGAATGGCTATTTGGCGAGCAGCGCAACGGGAGTTCGTTCATTATTTGAACGCGCGCCGCCGTTCGGATCTACGTTATTTTTGCGCATTATGTGATTTGTTGCTTATTTCATGCACTGAATCCCCCCCGCCGTCACACAACCCGCATTTTGTTTCCTAAACTGCTGCAATCTTAATCACTCACACGACAAAGCAGGTGCAAACAGACGCGCATAACATTATTCTCTGCCAAACGGTAGCGGCGCCGTGGAATTAATAGCTATAACGCCGTAAATAAAACAAAACACACATCGTAACCACTGCTTTACAGGTATGTGGTCATTCGCAACGACAGAGGGTTAGATTGATGGATGGTCAACAGCATGGTGACCAGCTGAAACGCGGCCTGAAAAACCGCCATATTCAGCTCATCGCCTTAGGTGGCGCAATCGGCACCGGGTTATTTCTCGGTATCGCTCAAACAATAAAAATGGCCGGCCCGTCAGTGCTTCTCGGCTACGCCATCGGCGGCTTCATCGCGTTTCTGATCATGCGCCAGCTGGGGGAAATGGTGGTGGAAGAGCCGGT
It includes:
- the aceF gene encoding pyruvate dehydrogenase complex dihydrolipoyllysine-residue acetyltransferase; its protein translation is MSIEINVPDIGADEVEITEILVKVGDKVEAEQSLITVEGDKASMEVPSPQAGVVKEIKVAVGDKTETGKLIMIFEAAGAAEAAPAAKAEEKPAAAAAAPAAAAAKDVAVPDIGADEVEVTEILVKVGDKVEAEQSLITVEGDKASMEVPAPFAGTVKEIKIATGDKVKTGSLIMVFEVAGAASAAAPAAAQAPAAAAAPAAPAASAAPAASAAKDVAVPDIGGDEVEVTEVMVKVGDKVAAEQSLITVEGDKASMEVPAPFAGTVKEIKIATGDKVKTGSLIMVFEVEGATPAAAAAPAAKAEAAPAPAAAKAAAPAAKADDKGEFAENAAYVHATPVIRRLAREFGVNLAKVKGTGRKGRILREDVQTYVKDAVKRAEAAPAAAGGGLPGMLPWPKVDFSKFGEIEEVEMGRIQKISGANLSRNWVMIPHVTHFDKTDITDLEAFRKQQNEEAAKRKLDVKFTPVVFIMKAVAAALEQMPRFNSSLSEDGQKLTLKKYINIGVAVDTPNGLVVPVFKDVNKKSITELSRELMAISKKARDGKLTAGEMQGGCFTISSLGGIGTTHFAPIVNAPEVAILGVSKSAMEPVWNGKEFMPRLMMPMSLSFDHRVIDGADGARFITIINNMLSDIRRLVM
- the aceE gene encoding pyruvate dehydrogenase (acetyl-transferring), homodimeric type; the protein is MSERLNNDVDPIETRDWLQAIESVIREEGVERAQFLIDQVLGEARKGGVNVAAGAAAHNYVNTIAVEDEPAYPGNLDLERRIRSAIRWNAIMTVLRASKKDLELGGHMASFQSSATFYEVCFNHFFRARNEKDGGDLVYFQGHISPGVYARAFLEGRLTEEQMNNFRQEVHGNGLSSYPHPKLMPEFWQFPTVSMGLGPISAIYQAKFLKYLEHRGLKDTSEQTVYAFLGDGEMDEPESKGAITIATREKLDNLVFVINCNLQRLDGPVTGNGKIINELEGIFSGAGWQVLKVIWGGRWDELLRKDTSGKLVQLMNETLDGDYQTFKSKDGAYVREHFFGRYPETAALVKDMTDDEIWALNRGGHDPKKIFAALKKAQDTKGKPTVILAHTIKGYGMGETAEGKNIAHQVKKMNMEGVHHFRDRFNVPVADADIEKLPYITFEKDSEEYKYLHERRQALKGYVPTRLPEFTQKLEMPALEDFSSLLEEQNKEISTTIAFVRALNVMLKNKSIKDRLVPIIADEARTFGMEGLFRQIGIYSPNGQQYTPQDREQVAYYKEDEKGQILQEGINELGAASSWLAAATSYSTNDLPMIPFYIYYSMFGFQRIGDLCWAAGDQQARGFLIGGTSGRTTLNGEGLQHEDGHSHIQSLTIPNCISYDPAYAYEVAVIMHDGLVRMYGDNPENVYYYLTTLNENYHMPAMPQGAEEGIRKGIYKLETLEGSKGKVQLLGSGAILRHVREAAQILAKDYGVGSDTYSVTSFTELARDGQDCERWNMLHPTETPRVPYIAQVMSDAPAVASTDYMKLFAEQVRTYVPASDYRVLGTDGFGRSDSRENLRHHFEVDASYVVVAALGELAKRGEIEASVVADAIKKFDINPEKVNPRLA
- the lpdA gene encoding dihydrolipoyl dehydrogenase produces the protein MSTEIKTQVVVLGAGPAGYSAAFRCADLGLETVLVERYSTLGGVCLNVGCIPSKALLHVAKVIEEAKALAEHGIVFGEPKTDIDKVRVWKEKVITQLTGGLAGMAKGRKVKVVNGLGKFTGANTLVVEGENGPTTINFDNAIIAAGSRPIQLPFIPHEDPRVWDSTDALELKTVPERLLVMGGGIIGLEMGTVYHALGSQIDVVEMFDQVIPAADKDVVKVFTKRISKQFNLMLETKVTAVEAKEDGIYVTMEGKKAPAEPQRYDAVLVAIGRVPNGKLLDAGKAGVEVDERGFINVDKQLRTNVPHIFAIGDIVGQPMLAHKGVHEGHVAAEVIAGMKHYFDPKVIPSIAYTEPEVAWVGLTEKEAKEKGISYETSTFPWAASGRAIASDCADGMTKLIFDKETHRIIGGAIVGTNGGELLGEIGLAIEMGCDAEDIALTIHAHPTLHESVGLAAEIYEGSITDLPNPKAKKK
- the pdhR gene encoding pyruvate dehydrogenase complex transcriptional repressor PdhR, translating into MAYSKIRQPKLSDVIEQQLEYLILEGTLRPGEKLPPERELAKQFDVSRPSLREAIQRLEAKGLLLRRQGGGTFVQTNLWQSFSDPLAELLADHPESQFDLLETRHALEGIAAYYAALRGTDEDLARIRDCHIVIQQAQDSGDLDAEADAVMQYQIAVTEAAHNVVLLHLLRCMGPMLEQNVRQNFELLYSRREMLAKVSSHRAGIFEAIVAREPEKAREASHRHLAFIEEILLDLSREHTRRERSLRRLQQRKD